The following are from one region of the Myxocyprinus asiaticus isolate MX2 ecotype Aquarium Trade chromosome 2, UBuf_Myxa_2, whole genome shotgun sequence genome:
- the LOC127412645 gene encoding nuclear factor of activated T-cells 5-like translates to MPSDFTSLFSADIDLDSPKSLYSKESVYDLLPKELQLPSTREQNAAAMSQNSGGEAGPPPATALAADASSDSSAVNMGSPRTAFPTSSCSTVHSTSASEWIAANDSSTPGDSNSRRKAEVLEGKVSSCNRVCGEKGGGTSQQTQQQHQMTPSKRSVLSISPPPEDLLDDSRMSCQDDLLLDSEQSSSIWMENSVSKFSIASSSSYNDNNEVPRKARKYTPRQKPGPKPIPAEEANMDVFDADSAKGPHFVLSQLGPDSKVCSKASSGGPQSSSHKGGILSGQYPQKSEGKELKILVQPETQHRARYLTEGSRGSVKDQTQQGFPTIKIEGVKEQVILQIFVGNDAGRVKPHGFYQACKVTGRNTTACREVDIEGTTVIEVPLDPSNNMTLAVDCVGILKLRNADVEARIGVAGSKKKSTRARLVFRVSIPRPDGSLLTLQTSSSPILCTQPAGVPEILKKSLHSCSVTGGNEVFIIGKNFLKGTKVIFQENASDDKSWKAEADIDMEFFHQNHLIVKVPPYQNPSITSPVSVCICVVTNAGHSHDVQPFTYTPEPAVDLSVKKEVLPPVTPCCFEQIKVMDSALMAPVLPLVKREEVTPMEVSSNPSAFKTSDVINSAQKALEMSTEISTNICTFSSPLAHQTREQEPSPNSVFSNKEPFSTIQEQDLAPSRSFHVPSKSLLQQGVQPFILEHRDSLGQERSSNTGVSVVGLPQIDDNPQQQLSLLPPDEVAQLEQAVRQLQAKGFCNIQLQSENSLSKQRHHQLQQQQQQIHQQQHQIQQQQQQIQQQQQQIQHQEQQIQLVQQQQVLENLQHQLFQPQVQIHCSSEQQSPSQGMVQNGSSLFQQTPPPPPQQQQAALFQQAKELISIQAGFLQQQPNHSSPSLFHNPTALAEAQSPQEALFHTQKTSHNQDQVQASLFQSNLTVLSGSSMSTEAQPSATSMFLSQNTVQGKLPVNASQPQQLAFLTSMQTSSLEAPSVFQDPIQQSTPMEQQQSPQQAQPGSLFQSISQSPSKLSSGQQQQPGLLLSSLTSAVTQDQTSNLLFCGQVQMSSMNNSTLTSPEPQNTSLPFTVQQQEPSEPMTFQDQTTMVVNPSSKKPLFKDQQPMQLAPSSGTDPSQSVNLFMAQSNLQGGMASQETLFAPPSDVARLQTSTSSPVQQPGPFFQTTMSGSLNQPNQNQQPNLFLFEIHNECHQLMNSQGTSLSDQIIAINQSGQSRQESEGQIQSLLGQPMSDPGSVQNTMTTSQNMEKIDDLLVSLQEQGNTISHSY, encoded by the exons ATGCCTCATCCGACTCTTCTGCTGTGAACATGGGAAGTCCTCGAACTGCTTTTCCCACCTCTTCCTGTTCAACCGTGCACTCCACATCTGCTTCAGAATGGATTGCTGCAAATGACAGCAGCACACCAGGAGATTCAAACAGCCGAAGGAAAGCTGAGGTGTTGGAAGGCAAGGTCTCCAGCTGTAACAGGGTGTGTGGAGAAAAGGGTGGAGGAACCAGCCAGCAGACCCAACAGCAACATCAGATGACGCCCTCCAAACGGTCTGTCCTCAGCATCTCGCCTCCACCCGAAGACCTGCTCGATGACAGCCGCATGTCCTGCCAGGACGACCTTCTGCTGGACTCGGAACAGAGCAGCAGCATCTGGATGGAGAACTCTGTCTCCAAATTCAGCATCGCGAGCTCCAGCTCCTATAATGACAACAATGAAGTGCCCCGCAAGGCCCGCAAGTACACCCCTCGGCAGAAGCCTGGACCAAAGCCGATCCCAGCTGAAGAGGCCAACATGGATGTCTTCGATGCAGATAGTGCCAAAGGTCCACACTTTGTGCTTTCACAGCTTGGCCCAGACAGCAAGGTCTGCTCCAAAGCAAG TTCTGGTGGACCACAATCATCTAGTCACAAAGGTGGGATACTGTCTGGTCAGTATCCTCAGAAAAGTGAAGGGAAAGAACTAAAGATTCTGGTGCAGCCTGAGACTCAGCATAGAGCCCGTTATCTGACCGAGGGCAGCCGTGGGTCTGTGAAAGACCAAACACAACAAGGTTTCCCTACTATTAAG ATTGAAGGAGTGAAGGAGCAAGTGATACTGCAGATTTTTGTTGGCAATGACGCTGGGCGTGTGAAGCCTCATGGGTTCTACCAGGCCTGCAAAGTTACAGGCCGAAACACAACAGCCTGTAGAGAAGTAGACATTGAAGGCACCACTGTTATTGAAGTGCCTCTGGACCCCAGCAACAATATGACTCTGGC TGTAGACTGTGTGGGGATCCTGAAGCTCAGGAATGCTGATGTGGAGGCCCGTATCGGGGTGGCCGGATCCAAGAAGAAGAGCACCCGTGCCAGGCTGGTGTTCCGAGTCAGCATCCCACGCCCTGATGGCTCTCTGCTCACGTTACAGACCTCATCGTCCCCCATACTGTGCA CCCAGCCTGCAGGAGTACCTGAGATACTCAAAAAGAGTTTGCACAGCTGTTCAGTTACAGGGGGGAATGAAGTCTTCATTATTGGAAAAAACTTTCTTAAAGGAACCAAGGTCATTTTTCAGGAGAATGCTTCAG ATGATAAATCCTGGAAAGCAGAGGCTGACATTGACATGGAGTTTTTCCATCAG AACCACCTCATTGTCAAAGTCCCTCCATATCAAAACCCATCTATCACATCTcctgtgtctgtgtgtatctgtgttgTGACAAATGCTGGACACTCCCACGATGTGCAACCATTTACATACACTCCAGAGCCAG CTGTTGATTTGTCTGTAAAGAAGGAAGTCTTGCCTCCAGTGACACCCTGTTGTTTTGAACAAATCAAAG TAATGGACAGCGCTTTGATGGCCCCAGTTTTGCCCCTTGTTAAACGAGAAGAAGTCACTCCAATGGAGGTCTCCAGTAACCCCTCGGCCTTCAAG ACCTCCGATGTCATCAATTCAGCACAGAAGGCCTTAGAGATGAGTACCGAGATCTCCACCAATATTTGCACATTTTCCAGTCCTCTGGCCCACCAAACGAGAGAACAGGAGCCATCACCTAACTCTGTCTTTTCCAACAAAGAGCCTTTCAGCACCATCCAAGAACAGGACCTTGCACCCAGCAGGTCTTTCCATGTACCTAGTAAATCTCTTCTTCAGCAAGGAGTCCAGCCATTCATTTTGGAACACAGAGACAGTCTTGGGCAGGAGAGATCCAGCAACACTGGCGTTTCAGTGGTGGGGCTCCCTCAAATAGACGACAACCCTCAGCAACAGCTCTCCCTTCTGCCTCCCGATGAGGTGGCGCAACTGGAGCAGGCGGTACGGCAGCTGCAAGCAAAGGGATTCTGCAACATCCAACTTCAATCTGAGAATTCACTGTCAAAGCAGCGACACCATCAACttcagcagcagcaacagcaaatCCATCAACAGCAGCATCAAATCcagcaacaacagcagcaaattcaacagcaacagcagcagaTCCAGCACCAAGAGCAACAAATTCAGCTGGTGCAGCAGCAGCAAGTTCTAGAGAACCTTCAGCATCAGCTCTTTCAGCCACAGGTTCAAATTCATTGTAGTTCAGAGCAGCAGAGCCCTTCACAGGGTATGGTGCAGAATGGGAGTTCTCTCTTCCAGCagacaccaccaccaccaccacaacaacaacaggcAGCCTTATTTCAGCAAGCCAAGGAGCTCATATCCATTCAAGCTGGCTTTCTTCAGCAGCAACCCAACCATTCCTCACCTTCCCTTTTTCACAACCCTACGGCACTGGCTGAAGCCCAAAGCCCACAGGAGGCTCTTTTTCACACACAGAAGACCTCACACAACCAGGACCAGGTACAAGCTTCCCTCTTCCAAAGCAACCTCACAGTTCTCAGTGGATCCAGTATGTCCACAGAAGCTCAGCCTTCTGCTACTAGTATGTTTCTTTCCCAGAACACAGTACAGGGTAAACTCCCAGTCAATGCCAGCCAGCCTCAGCAACTGGCTTTCCTCACTTCTATGCAGACATCTTCTCTAGAGGCCCCATCTGTATTCCAGGATCCCATCCAGCAAAGCACTCCAATGGAGCAACAACAGTCACCACAGCAGGCCCAACCTGGTTCTCTATTCCAGAGCATCTCCCAATCACCAAGCAAGCTCTCCTCTGGCCAGCAACAGCAGCCTGGTCTTCTCCTCAGTTCGTTAACATCTGCAGTGACACAAGACCAAACCTCCAATCTGTTATTCTGTGGCCAAGTCCAGATGTCATCGATGAACAACAGCACCCTAACTTCCCCAGAACCACAAAACACCTCCCTTCCCTTTACTGTCCAGCAGCAGGAGCCTTCTGAACCCATGACATTTCAGGACCAGACTACGATGGTGGTCAACCCGTCCTCAAAAAAGCCCTTGTTCAAGGACCAGCAACCCATGCAGTTGGCGCCAAGTTCTGGTACAGACCCTTCACAGTCTGTAAACCTCTTCATGGCCCAGTCCAATTTGCAAGGGGGGATGGCTTCTCAAGAAACACTTTTTGCACCACCAAGTGATGTAGCTAGACTTCAGACCAGCACTTCTTCTCCAGTACAACAGCCTGGTCCCTTCTTTCAGACTACAATGAGTGGAAGCCTCAACCAGCCCAACCAGAATCAGCAGCCCAATCTCTTTCTCTTTGAGATCCATAATG AGTGCCATCAACTGATGAACTCCCAAGGAACCTCGCTATCTGATCAGATCATTGCTATCAATCAGTCTGGTCAAAGTCGGCAAGAGAGCGAGGGGCAAATCCAGTCTTTACTTGGGCAACCCATGTCAGACCCTGGAAGTGTGCAAAACACCATGACAACCTCTCAGAACATGGAGAAGATTGATGACCTTCTGGTGAGCCTTCAGGAGCAAGGCAATACCATCTCCCATTCGTATTAG